CACGGACGGTTGGACGCCGGTGGTGCTCCATGTGAAGGACGACTTCGCCCGCTCGCTGGCCGCGTACCGGCTCGCCGACGTGGCCCTGGTCAACCCCATCCGGGACGGCATGAACCTGGTCGCCAAGGAGGTGCCGGTCGTCTCCGACGAGGGCTGTGCGCTGGTGCTGTCCCGGGAGGCGGGGGCGTACGCGGAGCTGGGCGAGGACGCGCTGGTGGTGAACCCGTACGACATCACGGGCACGGCGCAGGCGCTGCACGCGGCGCTGAGCATGCCGGCCGGTGAGCGGGCGGAGCGGTCGAAGCGGCTGGCCGCGGCGGCCACGGCGCTGCCGCCGGCCCAGTGGTTCCTGGACCAGCTGCACGCCCTGACGGATCAGTCGAGCTGATCCGCCAGCGCCCCGAGGAGCCGTACGACGCCCTCGGGGCCGTCGACCACCAGGTCGGCCCTCTCGGCCAGTTCGGCGACCTCCGAGCTGCCGCTGCACACCAGCAGGCCGGGCAGGCCCTCGGAGCGGAGCTTCTCGATGGCGGCGAAGGCGGGGAGGTCGCCGAGGTCGTCGCCGGCGTAGAGGACGGACTCGGCGCCGGTCTCGCGGACGTACTCGCTCAGGGCGACGCCCTTGTCCATGCCGGGCGGGCGCAGTTCCAGCACCATCCGGCCGGGCTCGACGATCAGTCCGTGCCGGGTGGCGAGGTCGGTGAGGGGCCCGCGCAGCGCCTCGTAGGCGGCCTCCGGGTCCGCGGCGCGGCGGGTGTGCACCGCGACCGCGCGGCCCTTCTCCTCGATCCACGTGCCCTGCCAGGCGCCGGCCCGGTCGAGGACGCCGGGCAGTTCGGCGCGGACGGCGGCGACGCCGGGGTGCGGGGCGGGGGCGGAGACGGTGCCGGTGACGGCGTCCCAGCGCTCGGCGCCGTAGTGCCCGAGGACGGTGAGGTGGGCGAGGCCCGGGACGCCGGCGAAGCCGCCGTGGCGGACCGCTACGCCCGCGGGGCGGCCGGTGATCACGGCGACGTGGGCGACCTTGGGGGCGAGGGCGGCGAGCGCGGGGACGGCGTCCGGGTGGGCGCGGGCCTGTTCGGGATCGGCGACGATGGGGGCGAGGGTGCCGTCGAAGTCCAGGCCGATCACCGCGGTGCGGGGCTTGGCCAGCAACGCGGCCAGCCCGTCCCGGCCGGCCTGGGTGGCTGGGGTCGGCAGAGGGTCCATGTACCGACACTATCCAGCGGGGGCCGCCATCACTCCTGGGGCGTCCTCCCCGCGTGACCGGCGGGTGCCGGCCGGCTCAGCGTTCCGCTCGGTGGGTGTCGCGGATCCGGCGCAGCCGGTTGACCGTGACCGGGTCGTGGGCGAGGGCGCGTTCGTCGTCCAGGAGGGCGTTGAGGAGCTGGTAGTAGCGGACCGGGGAGAGGTGGAGCTGCTCGCGGATGGCGCGTTCCTTGGCGCCGGGGCCCGTGAAGCCCCGGCGTTCCAGCGCGAGGATGGCCCGCTCGCGGTCGCCCAGTTCCATACCGGAACCGTAGCTCAGTTCGCGCTGGCGGCGCTGTCCGCCGCGGTGGCCGTCGCCTGGAGGCGGGTCAGGACGCCCGCGGGGCTGCCGCCGGGGGCGACCGCCTGCCCGATGTCCTGCTTCACCGCCGCGCTGACCGCCGCCCAGGACGTCTTGCCCACGGGGTACAGCTCGGACGTGGCCAGCTCGTCGAGGAAGGGGTGCAGGGCCTTGTCGGGCGCCGCGTCCGACGCGCTCATGGTGTTGGAGGCGGAGCTGGTGACCGGCAGCAGGCCGTAGGTGCGGGAGAAGTCGAGGACGTTCTTCTCGCTGTAGACGTAGTTCAGGAAGTCGCCGGCCTGCTCGGCGTGGCCGTTCTGCTTGAACGCCATCATCCAGTCGGTGACCCCCACCGACGACCGGGCCCGTCCGCCGCGGCTCGGCGTCGGCACCATCCCGAACCGCACGCCCTTCTGCTCGGCCTGCTGGATCAGCGTGGGGTGCCCGTTGACCATGCCGACCTGGCCGTCGGCGAACGCCGCGAAGGCCTGCGCCCGGTTGAGCTTCCCGGGCGCCACCGGGCCGGTCAGCCCCTTGTCGACCAGGTCGTCCTTGAGCCAGGTGAAGGTGGAGACGTTCTGCTGGGAGTCGATCGTGTACGTGCCGATGTCGTCGGTGTACCCGGTGCCGCCGGAGCCGCCGTCGCCGCCGGAGAGCATCCACTGCATGGTCTCCGCCTGCGCCTCCTCGGGGCCCAGCGGCAGCGCGAAGGGGTACTTCACGCCCTTGTCCTTGAGCACCTTGGCGTCGGCCGCCAGCTGGTCCCAGCTGCTGGGCGGGGTGAGTCCGGCGCTCTCGAACATCGTCTTGTTGTAGAAGAGCACCCGCGTGGAGGCGGCGAACGGTATGCCGTACTGCGTGTGGTTCCACTGGCCGGCGTCGGCCAGCTGGGACAGGAAGTCCGCCTGGGTGCGGATGGAGAGCAGGTCCGAGGCCGCGTAGAGCTTGCCCGCGGCCGCGTAGTCGGCGTAGGCGCCGATCTGCGCGAGGTCGGGCGCGTGGCCGGCGTCGACCATCTCCTTGACCTTGCGGTCGACGTCGTTCCAGGAGTAGACGCTGACCTCGACCTTCACCCCCGAGTGCGTCGCCTCGTACGCCTTGACCAGCGAGTCCCAGTACTTCTTGGAGCTGTTGGCGGGTGAGTCGCCGTAGTCGGCGGCGACGAGTCTGAGGGTCACGTCGGAGGAGCCCGTGCTCCCGCAGCCGCCGAGGAGCGCGGTCATGCCCATGGCGGACACCACCGCGATCATTCCTGCCGTACGCCGACGCACCGTCAAAGTCCCAACCCTGCTGTCCGACTGTCCGATAGATGGAATCCTAAGGTCTACACCACGCGAGTGGACTAGACCTCTCATGGGTCACCGGGCCACACTGTCCCCGTGAGACATGTCATCGCCCTGGACGTGGGCGGTACCGGGATGAAGGCCGCCCTCGTCGGGGACGACGGCGCCCTGCTGCACCGCGCCCGCCGCGCCACCGGCCGCGAACGCGGCCCCGACACGGTGGTGGCGGGCATCCTCGACTTCGCCGCCGAACTGCGCGCGTACGGCGCCGAGCACTACGGCACCCCGGCCGCCGCGGCCGGTATCGCGGTGCCCGGCATCGTGGACGAGGAGCACGGCACCGCCGTCTACTCCGCCAACCTCGGCTGGCAGGACGTGCCCCTGCGCGCGCTGCTCGCCGAGCGGCTCGGGGTGCCCGTCGCGCTCGGCCACGACGTGCGCACCGGCGGGCTCGCGGAGGGCCGGATCGGCGCGGGCCGGGGCGCCGACCGCTTCCTGTTCGTGCCGCTCGGCACCGGCATCGCGGGCGCGATCGGGATCGACGGCCGGGTGGAGTCGGGCGCGCACGGCTTCGCGGGCGAGATCGGCCACATCGTCGTGCGGCCCGGCGGCGCGCCCTGCCCGTGCGGGCAGCGCGGCTGCCTGGAGCGGTACGCCTCCGCGGCCGCCGTCAGCGAGGCCTGGGCGGCGGCCGGCGGGAACCCGGACGCCGACGCGGCCGACTGCGCCCGGGCCGTCGCGGCCGGCGACCCGGAGGCCGGCCGGGTCTGGCGGACCGCGGTGGACGCGCTCGCCGACGGGCTGGTCACCGCGCTCACCCTGCTGGACCCGCGCACGCTGATCATCGGTGGCGGGCTCGCCGAGGCGGGGGAAGTGTTGTTCCAGCCCCTGCGGGACGCCGTCCGCAGCCGGGTCACCTTCCAGAAACTGCCGTCCATCGTGCCCGCCGCCCTCGGCGACAGCGCCGGCTGCCTGGGCGCGGGGCTGCTCGCGCGGGACCTGCTGACCGGCACCATCCCTACGACTCCGGAGGTAAGCACCTGATGGCCAACGAGCGGGAAACTCCGGCCCCCGACAGCGCCCCGCAGCCCCGGCTGCTCACCGGCGCGAACGTGGTCCTGCCCACCGGAACGGTGCACGGCGGCCAGGTGGCCGTCGACGGCACGCGCATCACCGCCGCCGCCCCGGCCGGCGCCGAGGTCGTCGACGTGAGCGGCCACTGGCTGGTCCCCGGCTTCGTCGACATCCACAACCACGGCGGCGGCGGCGCCTCCTTCTCCGGGACCGCCGAGCAGATCCTCACCGCGGTCCGCACCCACCGCGAGCACGGCACCACCACCCTGGTCGCCTCCACCGTCACCGACGAGATGGACCTGCTGGTACGGCAGGCGGGGCTGCTCAGCGAGCTGGCCGAGCAGGGCGAGATCGCGGGGATCCACTTCGAGGGGCCGTTCATCTCGCCGTGCCGCAAGGGCGCTCACTCCGAGGCGCTGCTGCGCGACCCGGAGCCCGCCGAGGTCCGCAAGCTGATCGACGCGGCGCGCGGCCAGGCGCGGATGCTCACCCTCGCCGCGGAGCTGCCCGGCGGCATCGACTCCGTGCGGCTGCTCGCCGAGCACGGGGTGATCGCGGCGATCGGGCACACGGACGCGACGTACGAGCAGACGGTGGAGGCCATCGAGGCCGGCGCCACGGTCGCCACCCACCTGTTCAACGCGATGCCCGCCCTCGGCCACCGCGCCCCCGGCCCCGTCGCCGCGCTGCTGGAGGACGAGCGGGTGACGGTCGAGCTGATCAACGACGGCACGCATCTGCACCCCGCCGCCCTGGAGCTGGCCTTCCACCACGCGGGCGCGGACCGGGTCGCGTTCATCACCGACGCGATGGACGCGGCGGGCCAGGGCGACGGCCGCTACATGCTCGGCCCGCTGGAGGTCGAGGTCAGCGAGGGCGTGGCGCGGCTGGTGGAGGGCGGTTCGATCGCCGGCTCGACGCTGACGCTCGACCGGGCGTTCCAGCGCGCGGTGACCGTGGACGGGCTGTCGGTCGAGGACACGGTGAAGGCCCTGTGCGCCAACCCGGCCCGGCTGCTGGGCCTCTCCGACCGGGTCGGCTCCCTGGAGCCGGGCAAGGACGCGGACCTGGTGCTGCTGGACGCGGACTTCGCGGTAAAGGGCGTGATGCGCCGCGGCGCGTGGGTCGTAGCTCCCCAACTGGCCTGATACGCCCGGCTTTTCCCGGTGCCGGCGACCGGCCCGCGACTGGGCCGGCCGCCGTCTGTTTGGCATGATCGGGCCCCGGAAACGACAGGCGGCGCCGGAACGCCGGCTTCGAGGGAGGCAGCCCGGGTGATCCTCACGGTCACGCTGAACACCGCTCTCGACATCACCTATCGGGTGCGGTCGCTGCGCCCGCACGCCTCGCACCGGGTCTCGGAGGTCATCGAGCGCCCGGGCGGCAAGGGCGTGAACGTGGGCCGGGTGCTCGCCGCGCTCGGGCACGAGGTGACGGTCACCGGGTTCGCGGGCGGCGGCACCGGCCGGGCGGTACGCGACCGGCTCGCCGGCACCGAGGGGCTCACCGACGCGCTGGTACCGGTGGCGGGGGCGACGCGGCGCACCATCGCGGTGGTGGACGAACGCTCCGGCGACACCACCCAGCTGAACGAGCCGGGCCCGCAGATCGCGCCCGCCGAGTGGGGCACGTTCCTCGACCGCTACGAGGGCCTGCTGGCCGGCGCCTCGGCGGTGGCGCTGTGCGGCAGCCTGCCGCCCGGGGTGCCCGTGGGGGCGTACGCGGGCCTCGTCCGCACCGCGCGGTCCTTCGGCGTGCCGATCCTGCTGGACACCAGCGGCGAACCGCTGCGCCGCGGGGTGGCGGCCCGCCCCGACATCATCAAGCCGAACGCCGACGAACTGGCCGAACTCACCGGCTCCCACGACCCGTTGCGCGCCACCCGGGACGCCCGCCGGCGCGGCGCCCACGCGGTGGTCGCCTCCCTGGGCCCGGACGGCCTGCTCGCCGCCACCCCCGACGGCCACTGGCGCGCGAGCCCGCCGTCGCGGGTGCACGGCAACCCGACCGGCGCGGGCGACTCGGCGGTGGCCGCCCTGC
This Streptomyces misionensis DNA region includes the following protein-coding sequences:
- the otsB gene encoding trehalose-phosphatase, translated to MDPLPTPATQAGRDGLAALLAKPRTAVIGLDFDGTLAPIVADPEQARAHPDAVPALAALAPKVAHVAVITGRPAGVAVRHGGFAGVPGLAHLTVLGHYGAERWDAVTGTVSAPAPHPGVAAVRAELPGVLDRAGAWQGTWIEEKGRAVAVHTRRAADPEAAYEALRGPLTDLATRHGLIVEPGRMVLELRPPGMDKGVALSEYVRETGAESVLYAGDDLGDLPAFAAIEKLRSEGLPGLLVCSGSSEVAELAERADLVVDGPEGVVRLLGALADQLD
- a CDS encoding DUF3263 domain-containing protein, which gives rise to MELGDRERAILALERRGFTGPGAKERAIREQLHLSPVRYYQLLNALLDDERALAHDPVTVNRLRRIRDTHRAER
- a CDS encoding extracellular solute-binding protein translates to MIAVVSAMGMTALLGGCGSTGSSDVTLRLVAADYGDSPANSSKKYWDSLVKAYEATHSGVKVEVSVYSWNDVDRKVKEMVDAGHAPDLAQIGAYADYAAAGKLYAASDLLSIRTQADFLSQLADAGQWNHTQYGIPFAASTRVLFYNKTMFESAGLTPPSSWDQLAADAKVLKDKGVKYPFALPLGPEEAQAETMQWMLSGGDGGSGGTGYTDDIGTYTIDSQQNVSTFTWLKDDLVDKGLTGPVAPGKLNRAQAFAAFADGQVGMVNGHPTLIQQAEQKGVRFGMVPTPSRGGRARSSVGVTDWMMAFKQNGHAEQAGDFLNYVYSEKNVLDFSRTYGLLPVTSSASNTMSASDAAPDKALHPFLDELATSELYPVGKTSWAAVSAAVKQDIGQAVAPGGSPAGVLTRLQATATAADSAASAN
- a CDS encoding ROK family protein, whose product is MRHVIALDVGGTGMKAALVGDDGALLHRARRATGRERGPDTVVAGILDFAAELRAYGAEHYGTPAAAAGIAVPGIVDEEHGTAVYSANLGWQDVPLRALLAERLGVPVALGHDVRTGGLAEGRIGAGRGADRFLFVPLGTGIAGAIGIDGRVESGAHGFAGEIGHIVVRPGGAPCPCGQRGCLERYASAAAVSEAWAAAGGNPDADAADCARAVAAGDPEAGRVWRTAVDALADGLVTALTLLDPRTLIIGGGLAEAGEVLFQPLRDAVRSRVTFQKLPSIVPAALGDSAGCLGAGLLARDLLTGTIPTTPEVST
- the nagA gene encoding N-acetylglucosamine-6-phosphate deacetylase, with protein sequence MANERETPAPDSAPQPRLLTGANVVLPTGTVHGGQVAVDGTRITAAAPAGAEVVDVSGHWLVPGFVDIHNHGGGGASFSGTAEQILTAVRTHREHGTTTLVASTVTDEMDLLVRQAGLLSELAEQGEIAGIHFEGPFISPCRKGAHSEALLRDPEPAEVRKLIDAARGQARMLTLAAELPGGIDSVRLLAEHGVIAAIGHTDATYEQTVEAIEAGATVATHLFNAMPALGHRAPGPVAALLEDERVTVELINDGTHLHPAALELAFHHAGADRVAFITDAMDAAGQGDGRYMLGPLEVEVSEGVARLVEGGSIAGSTLTLDRAFQRAVTVDGLSVEDTVKALCANPARLLGLSDRVGSLEPGKDADLVLLDADFAVKGVMRRGAWVVAPQLA
- a CDS encoding 1-phosphofructokinase family hexose kinase codes for the protein MILTVTLNTALDITYRVRSLRPHASHRVSEVIERPGGKGVNVGRVLAALGHEVTVTGFAGGGTGRAVRDRLAGTEGLTDALVPVAGATRRTIAVVDERSGDTTQLNEPGPQIAPAEWGTFLDRYEGLLAGASAVALCGSLPPGVPVGAYAGLVRTARSFGVPILLDTSGEPLRRGVAARPDIIKPNADELAELTGSHDPLRATRDARRRGAHAVVASLGPDGLLAATPDGHWRASPPSRVHGNPTGAGDSAVAALLSGLVERLGWPDRLSRAVALSAATVRAPAAGEFDRGTYERLLEQVSVTTAH